From Peromyscus maniculatus bairdii isolate BWxNUB_F1_BW_parent chromosome 19, HU_Pman_BW_mat_3.1, whole genome shotgun sequence, the proteins below share one genomic window:
- the LOC102921318 gene encoding neuropeptide Y receptor type 6, whose protein sequence is MEVPPNQPAPNKSSAKSNSSAFSYFESCQPPFLAILLLLTAYTMVLIMGIFGNLSLIIIIFKKQREAQNVTNILIANLSLSDILVCVMCIPFTVVYTLMDHWVFGNAMCKLTSYVQSVSISVSIFSLVLIAIERYQLIVNPRGWKPRVSHAYLGIVLIWLISLSLSVPLFLSYHLTNEPFHNLSLPDDIYTHRVACVEIWPSKLNQLLFSTSLFMLQYFVPLGFILICYLRIVICLRKRTRKVDRRRENKSHLNENKRVNVMLISIVVTFGACWLPLNIFNVIFDWYHEMLMSCHHDLVFVICHLVAMVSTCINPLFYGFLNKNFQKDLMTLIHHCGCVAPQERYENIALSTMHTDESKGSLRLAHITTGV, encoded by the coding sequence ATGGAAGTGCCCCCAAACCAACCAGCACCTAATAAAAGCAGTGCCAAGAGCAACAGCTCTGCATTTTCCTACTTTGAATCCTGTCAGCCCCCCTTTCTAGCCATACTCTTGCTCCTCACCGCGTATACTATGGTCCTAATCATGGGCATTTTTGGAAACCTCtctcttatcatcatcatctttaagaagcagagagaagctcAAAATGTTACCAACATACTGATCGCCAATCTGTCCCTCTCCGACATCTTGGTGTGTGTCATGTGCATCCCTTTTACAGTCGTCTACACTCTAATGGACCACTGGGTATTTGGGAACGCCATGTGTAAACTCACTTCCTATGTGCAAAGTGTCTCAATCTCTGTGTCCATATTCTCCCTTGTATTGATTGCTATTGAAAGATATCAGCTGATTGTGAACCCCCGTGGCTGGAAGCCCAGGGTATCTCATGCCTACTTGGGCATCGTCTTGATTTGGCTCATTTCCCTTTCATTGTCTGTCCCCTTATTTCTGTCCTACCACCTGACCAATGAGCCCTTTCACAATCTCTCTCTCCCGGATGACATCTACACCCACCGAGTGGCCTGTGTAGAGATCTGGCCTTCCAAACTGAACCAACTCCTCTTTTCCACATCATTGTTTATGCTCCAGTATTTTGTCCCTCTGGGTTTCATTCTTATCTGCTACCTGAGGATTGTTATCTGCCTCCGAAAAAGAACTAGAAAGGTGGACAGAAGGAGGGAAAATAAGAGCCACCTCAATGAGAACAAGAGGGTAAATGTGATGTTGATTTCCATTGTGGTGACTTTTGGCGCCTGCTGGCTGCCCTTAAACATCTTCAATGTCATCTTTGACTGGTATCACGAGATGCTGATGAGCTGCCACCACGACCTGGTATTTGTAATTTGCCACTTGGTTGCTATGGTTTCCACATGCATAAACCCTCTTTTTTATGGCTTTCTCAACAAAAATTTCCAGAAGGACCTAATGACGCTTATTCACCACTGTGGGTGTGTTGCACCTCAGGAAAGATATGAAAATATCGCCCTGTCCACTATGCACACGGATGAATCCAAGGGATCATTAAGACTGGCTCACATAACAACAGGGGTATAG